A window of the Shinella zoogloeoides genome harbors these coding sequences:
- a CDS encoding FGGY-family carbohydrate kinase, with amino-acid sequence MTAYRRIAVLDIGKTNAKVVVLDAATGAEIAAARMANVALKDGPYPHYDVEALWSFALDAFRRFAKAPGFDAISITTHGASAALLDADGRLALPVLDYEHEYPQAIREAYDAIRPAFAETRSPRLSMGLNVGAQLHYQKTAFPDEFAKVAAIVTYPQYWAARLTGVSANEITSLGCHTDLWNPETGDYSTLVDTLGIRPLMAPIRSAFDTLGPVLPEIAETLGVRVPVYCGIHDSNASLLPHLVTRQAPFSVVSTGTWVINFAVGGDLEHLDPARDTLANVDAYGRAVPSSRFMGGREFEILSAEIGDAAEADIRAALPFVIERGLMLTPNVTPGSGPFPGHERQWLNAEGASAAERHAAACLYLALMSEACLDLIGAGGPSIVEGPFAANGLYLTLLAALTGRPVAAVPGSTGTSQGASLLAGIAPVATPETVVPPAAIAGLAAYRTTWLTALGQKPNRAG; translated from the coding sequence GCGACGGGCGCGGAAATCGCCGCCGCCCGGATGGCCAATGTCGCGCTCAAGGACGGCCCCTACCCACATTACGACGTCGAAGCCCTCTGGTCCTTCGCGCTCGACGCTTTCCGCCGCTTCGCGAAAGCGCCGGGCTTCGATGCCATTTCGATCACGACGCATGGCGCATCGGCCGCCCTGCTCGATGCGGATGGCCGGCTCGCCTTGCCGGTGCTCGACTACGAACACGAATACCCACAGGCGATCCGCGAAGCCTATGACGCGATCCGCCCGGCCTTTGCCGAGACCCGCTCACCGCGTCTGTCGATGGGCCTCAATGTCGGGGCACAACTGCACTACCAGAAGACCGCGTTTCCCGACGAATTCGCCAAGGTCGCGGCCATCGTCACCTATCCGCAATACTGGGCGGCGCGGCTGACCGGCGTTTCGGCCAACGAAATCACCTCGCTCGGCTGCCACACCGATCTCTGGAACCCCGAGACCGGCGACTATTCCACGCTTGTCGACACGCTCGGCATCCGCCCGCTGATGGCCCCGATCCGGTCTGCCTTCGATACGCTCGGCCCCGTCCTGCCCGAAATCGCCGAAACCCTCGGCGTCCGCGTGCCCGTCTATTGCGGCATCCACGATTCCAATGCCTCGCTGCTGCCGCATCTGGTGACGCGGCAAGCGCCCTTCTCGGTCGTCTCGACCGGCACATGGGTGATCAACTTCGCCGTCGGCGGCGATCTGGAGCATCTCGACCCGGCGCGCGACACGCTCGCCAATGTCGATGCCTACGGCCGCGCCGTCCCCTCCTCCCGCTTCATGGGCGGGCGCGAATTCGAAATTCTTTCGGCCGAGATCGGCGACGCGGCGGAGGCGGATATCCGCGCCGCCCTGCCGTTCGTGATCGAAAGGGGGCTGATGCTCACGCCGAATGTCACGCCCGGCTCCGGCCCCTTCCCCGGGCACGAGCGGCAATGGCTGAACGCCGAAGGCGCAAGCGCCGCCGAGCGCCACGCTGCCGCCTGCCTCTACCTCGCCCTGATGAGCGAGGCCTGCCTCGACCTGATCGGGGCCGGGGGACCGAGCATCGTCGAAGGCCCCTTCGCCGCGAACGGCCTCTACCTCACCCTGCTCGCCGCCCTGACCGGGCGGCCGGTCGCCGCCGTACCCGGTTCGACGGGCACGAGCCAGGGCGCGTCCCTCCTTGCAGGCATCGCGCCCGTGGCGACGCCCGAGACCGTCGTCCCGCCGGCCGCGATAGCCGGGCTGGCGGCCTACCGCACCACCTGGCTGACCGCTCTCGGGCAGAAGCCGAACCGCGCGGGATAA
- the kdpF gene encoding K(+)-transporting ATPase subunit F has translation MIEPLFGLFVALALGVYLVVTLLRPERF, from the coding sequence ATGATCGAACCTCTCTTCGGCCTTTTCGTCGCCCTCGCCCTCGGCGTCTATCTCGTGGTCACGCTGCTGCGGCCCGAACGCTTCTGA